Proteins co-encoded in one Corynebacterium lujinxingii genomic window:
- a CDS encoding DUF6541 family protein — translation MTTATAAWFCVVFFLLPGLAVSWVAGLRLPAAIASALPVTFGIIGLSAWMWGVTSAPFNLWTFGVSMVLALAVAAGWRYLFARKARRGGAVPWRRALFPGQADWVSWIIPAAGVVTGAAMSITDRLRWLARLPNGADNIVQGWDTQWHANLVRFVMDEGVASSTRMGELQNVETHAKLLYPSAFHAGTALFGEAAGLEPIRAVNIASIVLPGIALPLTMACLVFVFVRSRGVTAQIAAGLAAVFCYGAPQLLWVPDFVGMWPYLLAVALTGIVIWQFLSVPVRHAAALPAAAGFLGLLCVHPSAVTIVVLGVVLAWATSLLVRPVRSRVSDSLWLALPAAGAALAFIPQVLAGSTQAGEVASWSPKETLGNSAWGSAFSMDTRHVAEFFPDFDPTVMLWLAGAGALVLVLWRGQVWPLLLYLISLAVTANALEPFDNAFGDILAAVGNLHYNTGHRLVMPVVMCVWAAAAIAVAAMIRLVTLAPLAARSGKGQRVSAVASVLLAVIVGATAAPQVRAHTADGAKHAFTDARDNGRMVSADDLQAFDWLAKQPAAWEGTIMGDPADGYSWMYAYNGLPSIARHYLWPAGGDGSAHQTLFSHADFIGEGHNGPVEQAIEDLDVRFFVLSPASFWPGQKPQYELLRAFWASNGVTPVFRKGSTAVFAVNSAFTDAELRDMQSDGAEHGSDELFELDDAWQ, via the coding sequence ATGACCACAGCGACCGCAGCATGGTTTTGTGTCGTGTTTTTCCTGCTCCCGGGGCTTGCCGTGTCCTGGGTGGCGGGGTTGCGCCTGCCGGCGGCTATAGCGAGCGCGCTGCCGGTGACCTTCGGCATCATCGGCTTGTCTGCCTGGATGTGGGGAGTCACGTCAGCACCGTTCAACCTCTGGACGTTCGGCGTCAGTATGGTGCTGGCGCTGGCGGTCGCCGCGGGGTGGCGCTACCTGTTCGCCCGCAAAGCCAGACGCGGCGGGGCGGTGCCGTGGCGCCGCGCGCTCTTTCCGGGACAGGCTGACTGGGTCTCGTGGATCATCCCGGCGGCCGGTGTGGTCACCGGCGCGGCGATGTCGATTACGGATCGGCTGCGCTGGTTGGCGCGGCTGCCAAACGGCGCCGACAACATCGTCCAAGGGTGGGATACGCAGTGGCATGCGAACCTGGTGCGGTTTGTGATGGACGAGGGCGTGGCGTCGTCGACACGCATGGGCGAGCTGCAGAACGTGGAAACGCACGCGAAACTGCTCTACCCGTCCGCCTTCCACGCCGGCACCGCCCTGTTCGGCGAGGCCGCCGGGCTGGAGCCGATCCGCGCGGTGAACATCGCCTCGATCGTGCTGCCCGGTATTGCGCTGCCGTTGACCATGGCATGCCTCGTGTTCGTGTTCGTGCGCTCGCGCGGGGTGACCGCGCAGATCGCGGCGGGGCTTGCGGCGGTGTTCTGCTACGGCGCACCGCAGCTGCTGTGGGTGCCGGATTTCGTCGGCATGTGGCCGTATCTGCTCGCGGTGGCGCTGACCGGGATTGTGATTTGGCAATTCCTTTCGGTGCCCGTGCGACATGCCGCCGCGTTGCCTGCCGCGGCCGGGTTCCTCGGACTGCTGTGCGTCCACCCGTCCGCGGTGACGATCGTGGTGCTCGGGGTAGTGCTGGCGTGGGCGACTTCGCTGCTCGTGCGGCCGGTGCGTTCGCGCGTGTCGGACTCGCTGTGGCTCGCACTGCCGGCCGCGGGGGCCGCCTTGGCGTTCATTCCGCAGGTGCTCGCCGGGTCCACCCAGGCTGGCGAGGTCGCCTCGTGGTCGCCGAAGGAAACCCTGGGCAACAGCGCATGGGGCAGCGCGTTTTCGATGGACACCCGCCACGTCGCCGAGTTCTTCCCCGACTTCGACCCGACCGTGATGCTGTGGCTGGCCGGCGCCGGTGCGCTCGTGCTCGTGCTGTGGCGCGGCCAGGTGTGGCCGCTGCTGCTGTACCTCATCTCGCTTGCGGTGACGGCCAACGCGCTGGAGCCGTTCGACAACGCATTCGGCGACATCCTCGCTGCGGTGGGCAACCTGCACTACAACACCGGCCACCGCTTGGTCATGCCGGTGGTGATGTGCGTGTGGGCCGCCGCCGCGATCGCCGTGGCCGCGATGATCCGGTTGGTCACGCTGGCGCCGTTGGCCGCGCGCTCCGGCAAAGGTCAGCGCGTGTCGGCGGTGGCGTCGGTGTTGCTCGCCGTAATCGTCGGGGCGACGGCGGCGCCGCAGGTGCGCGCCCACACCGCGGACGGCGCCAAGCACGCGTTTACCGACGCCCGCGACAACGGCCGCATGGTCAGTGCCGACGACCTGCAGGCCTTCGACTGGCTCGCTAAGCAGCCCGCAGCGTGGGAGGGCACCATCATGGGCGATCCGGCCGACGGGTATTCGTGGATGTACGCCTACAACGGCCTGCCCTCGATTGCACGCCACTACTTGTGGCCGGCCGGCGGCGACGGTTCGGCACACCAGACGTTGTTCTCCCACGCTGACTTCATCGGTGAGGGCCACAACGGCCCCGTCGAGCAGGCGATCGAGGACCTGGATGTGCGGTTTTTCGTGCTCAGTCCGGCGTCGTTCTGGCCGGGGCAGAAACCGCAGTACGAGCTGCTGCGCGCATTTTGGGCCTCTAACGGCGTCACGCCGGTGTTCCGCAAGGGTTCCACTGCAGTGTTTGCGGTCAACAGCGCGTTTACGGATGCCGAGCTGCGCGACATGCAGTCCGACGGGGCGGAGCACGGCTCGGACGAGCTCTTCGAGCTCGACGACGCCTGGCAGTAG
- the eccB gene encoding type VII secretion protein EccB — MAKLLPTTRAQVSGHQFMRRRMEHGLLFGDIRMIHDPLSSRRRATVFGVAAVVMIAAVMGLFAWMRPNADPGDAPILRAADGSLYVRVNDAVHPVTNLASARLITGTAADPARVGDEHLAAMPRGVPVGIVAAPAMFAPERAAEAAWSVCVAGDRVTVIAGEAQEPLLDDDAVLATDGTRQWVVTGQGRQMLPDATSATGRVVRRALGITHTTPVWSPPVPVLTALKELPPVALPTPLPEVLDTDAGAWALSNGRVQPVTDVQRAVLLDAGAQRRQVARTQLATYQDGDMGLALPERRPRWLDPESAPVCVNQDRGAAVQAADVKAIALSGASVATHFAGLRDGSVGVDSGHGFHVVAGNGLRHRAPDAEALATVGAVHVERVPWEIVSLLPEGEELTRDAALTATY, encoded by the coding sequence ATGGCAAAACTTTTGCCCACTACGCGTGCCCAGGTTTCAGGGCACCAGTTCATGCGCCGTCGGATGGAACACGGCCTTCTGTTCGGCGATATCCGGATGATTCATGACCCGTTGTCGTCGCGACGCCGCGCCACCGTGTTCGGGGTGGCCGCGGTGGTGATGATCGCGGCGGTGATGGGGTTGTTTGCGTGGATGCGCCCGAACGCGGATCCGGGCGATGCGCCGATTCTGCGTGCGGCGGACGGGTCGCTGTACGTGCGCGTCAACGACGCGGTGCACCCGGTGACCAACCTCGCGTCGGCCCGCCTGATTACCGGCACGGCCGCGGATCCGGCGCGGGTGGGCGATGAGCACCTCGCTGCGATGCCGCGCGGGGTGCCGGTGGGGATTGTCGCCGCACCCGCGATGTTCGCCCCGGAGCGCGCTGCGGAGGCGGCGTGGTCCGTGTGCGTTGCGGGCGACCGGGTCACGGTGATCGCGGGTGAGGCGCAGGAGCCTTTGCTTGACGACGACGCCGTGCTCGCCACCGACGGCACCCGCCAGTGGGTGGTCACCGGGCAGGGCCGCCAGATGTTGCCGGACGCCACCTCCGCGACGGGCCGGGTGGTGCGCCGCGCGCTGGGGATCACGCACACCACCCCGGTGTGGTCGCCGCCGGTGCCGGTGCTCACTGCGCTGAAGGAGTTGCCGCCGGTGGCCCTGCCGACACCGCTGCCGGAGGTGCTGGACACTGACGCCGGCGCTTGGGCGCTGTCGAACGGCCGGGTGCAGCCGGTCACGGACGTGCAGCGCGCGGTGCTGTTGGACGCAGGTGCGCAGCGCCGCCAGGTTGCGCGCACCCAGTTGGCCACGTACCAGGACGGCGACATGGGGCTTGCGCTGCCGGAGCGCCGGCCGCGGTGGCTCGATCCGGAGTCGGCACCGGTGTGCGTCAATCAGGACCGCGGCGCGGCGGTGCAGGCGGCGGATGTGAAAGCGATTGCGCTTTCCGGCGCGTCGGTGGCGACCCACTTCGCGGGGCTTCGCGACGGTTCCGTCGGCGTGGACTCCGGCCACGGCTTCCACGTCGTCGCCGGCAACGGGTTGCGCCACCGGGCGCCGGACGCGGAGGCGCTGGCCACGGTCGGCGCGGTGCACGTGGAGCGCGTGCCGTGGGAGATTGTGAGCCTGTTGCCCGAAGGCGAGGAACTCACCCGCGACGCCGCGCTGACGGCGACGTACTAA
- a CDS encoding S8 family serine peptidase — translation MRALLPLALLALPVVAAPASAQDIACAVPSVVQAPAETPPELAELRRFATGAGVRVAVIDTGVAPHPELRHLRPGADYVADDALFDCDSHGTVVAGIIAGNTLGIAPGAEIISVRQTSAHYRGAEGESVAGDLATLTDAINNALDEGAHVLNLSVVSCVESGLAERIDTRALNAALTRAERDGAVVVAAAGNTGADCEPGFTVIPANATTVLAVGAREDAHTIAGYSMAADLSAPGHVPYALASAGGGWADGTHTRDGTRPYAGTSFAAPVVSASAALLLQRYPGITPARVRELIYAAAEHGGGAIDPADVVSQLHPDEPTPRATLTIAPQSNEASHTAARFGTVALGVIALAALCAVAVSTSPSARRRG, via the coding sequence ATGCGCGCCCTGTTGCCGCTGGCGCTGCTCGCGCTGCCAGTCGTTGCCGCGCCCGCGTCCGCCCAAGACATCGCCTGCGCGGTGCCTTCCGTGGTGCAGGCCCCTGCGGAAACCCCGCCCGAACTGGCCGAACTACGCCGCTTCGCCACCGGCGCCGGGGTGCGCGTGGCCGTGATCGACACCGGCGTCGCCCCGCACCCGGAACTGCGGCACCTTCGCCCCGGTGCGGATTACGTCGCCGACGACGCGCTTTTCGACTGCGACAGCCACGGCACCGTCGTCGCCGGCATCATCGCAGGCAACACGCTCGGCATCGCGCCGGGGGCGGAAATTATCTCGGTGCGGCAGACCTCCGCGCACTACCGCGGCGCCGAGGGGGAATCCGTCGCCGGAGACCTCGCAACACTTACCGACGCCATCAACAACGCCCTCGACGAAGGCGCGCACGTGCTCAACCTGTCCGTCGTCTCCTGCGTGGAGTCGGGGCTGGCCGAGCGCATCGACACCCGCGCTCTCAACGCGGCGCTCACCCGCGCCGAGCGTGACGGCGCCGTCGTCGTCGCAGCAGCCGGCAACACGGGCGCGGACTGCGAACCGGGATTTACCGTCATCCCGGCCAACGCCACGACCGTGCTCGCCGTCGGCGCCCGGGAAGATGCTCACACTATCGCCGGATACTCCATGGCAGCCGACCTATCCGCGCCAGGGCACGTGCCGTACGCACTCGCCTCCGCCGGCGGCGGGTGGGCGGACGGCACACACACCCGCGACGGCACGCGGCCGTACGCCGGCACGAGTTTCGCCGCACCGGTGGTCAGCGCCTCTGCGGCGCTGTTGCTGCAGCGCTACCCCGGCATCACACCTGCGCGCGTACGCGAACTGATCTACGCCGCGGCCGAGCACGGCGGCGGCGCAATCGACCCGGCAGATGTGGTGAGCCAACTCCACCCCGACGAGCCCACCCCGCGTGCGACGCTGACAATCGCGCCACAGTCCAACGAAGCTTCGCACACCGCCGCCCGCTTCGGCACCGTCGCGCTCGGGGTGATCGCGCTCGCCGCCTTGTGCGCGGTGGCGGTTAGTACGTCGCCGTCAGCGCGGCGTCGCGGGTGA
- the eccD gene encoding type VII secretion integral membrane protein EccD gives MVATSAHHIVRVTVRVSVAAFHRDIDVTLPTSSTFAEALPELARLVELPQIHRPWEISTPGGAPLDMHAPLYTQKLHDGAVIVLRPKEPVAPPVVRDAADALAHAGESARNVRGLDTAATYAGLVCIGVLAGIFAPVPVTFALVAAVALTLAAVSRSQAVFFAAPVCAAVAAAAWVAGPSADWHGADPAIGALAGVLAALVVVGLGVALRITGAALTAFFATTGVLGAAGALGAWLPGPLAPAALTVLTGVFAVAATPGVATRAAGLTVARVPTAGEEFDRSDAYQPDVDARSHTAATVAGAISAGIAAATIPALLALSARGSAWTFVFCLCVAGALIIYASRHHWALARACLTAVALVAVVGSSISISRIDDAHPALITCAALITLAAATTVLWAKRVPDLEPTTVVWFERAEIAAIIAVIPLAVHLTGLFDLIRGL, from the coding sequence TTGGTTGCCACTTCGGCGCACCACATTGTGCGCGTCACCGTGCGCGTGTCCGTCGCCGCGTTTCACCGCGACATCGACGTCACGCTGCCGACGTCGTCCACGTTCGCGGAGGCGCTGCCGGAACTCGCGCGGTTAGTCGAGCTGCCGCAAATCCACCGCCCGTGGGAGATCTCCACGCCCGGCGGCGCGCCGTTAGACATGCACGCGCCGCTGTATACGCAAAAGCTTCACGACGGCGCCGTGATCGTGTTGCGCCCCAAAGAACCCGTCGCCCCGCCGGTGGTGCGCGACGCCGCCGACGCACTCGCGCACGCAGGCGAGTCGGCCCGCAACGTGCGGGGCTTGGACACCGCGGCGACATACGCGGGGTTGGTGTGCATCGGGGTGCTGGCCGGCATCTTCGCGCCGGTACCCGTGACGTTCGCGCTCGTCGCGGCGGTGGCGCTGACCCTAGCGGCGGTGAGCCGGAGCCAGGCGGTGTTTTTCGCCGCCCCCGTGTGCGCGGCGGTCGCGGCGGCCGCCTGGGTGGCCGGGCCTAGCGCGGATTGGCACGGCGCAGACCCCGCAATCGGCGCGCTGGCCGGGGTGCTCGCCGCGCTGGTCGTGGTGGGTCTCGGCGTCGCGCTGCGCATCACCGGGGCGGCGCTGACCGCGTTTTTCGCCACCACGGGTGTGCTCGGCGCGGCCGGTGCGCTCGGTGCGTGGTTGCCCGGCCCGCTCGCCCCGGCCGCGTTGACCGTGCTCACTGGTGTGTTCGCCGTCGCGGCCACGCCGGGTGTGGCCACGCGCGCGGCAGGCCTGACCGTTGCGCGCGTGCCCACCGCCGGCGAGGAGTTCGACCGCTCCGACGCCTACCAACCCGACGTCGACGCGCGAAGCCACACCGCCGCCACCGTCGCCGGCGCGATCTCCGCTGGCATCGCCGCCGCGACCATCCCTGCACTGCTCGCCCTCTCGGCCCGCGGCAGCGCGTGGACGTTCGTGTTTTGCCTCTGCGTCGCCGGCGCGCTGATCATCTACGCCTCGCGCCACCACTGGGCACTCGCACGCGCGTGTTTAACGGCGGTGGCGTTGGTGGCGGTGGTGGGGTCGTCGATAAGCATTTCGCGTATCGACGACGCGCACCCCGCCCTCATCACCTGCGCCGCACTCATCACACTCGCGGCCGCGACGACGGTGCTGTGGGCCAAGCGGGTGCCGGACCTCGAGCCGACGACGGTGGTGTGGTTCGAACGCGCCGAAATCGCCGCGATCATCGCCGTCATCCCGCTCGCGGTGCACCTGACCGGGCTGTTCGACCTGATCCGGGGGCTGTGA
- the eccCb gene encoding type VII secretion protein EccCb, with translation MLGLDYDPVLAPTAGTTDVPAPPAGQLRAEPVPAAQKPQAQPVMKILLPVIMVVAVGAVMVLMMMSGRAVSPMMLIFPLMMLFGLLGMVNPQDNKGDIDETRRVYLRHLDALARKARDNAQLQREHATALHPAPTDLVAATPVERVWERVASSSMALTVRLGTGTGALCTPVEVDDPGSPEDLDPVCAVSLRRTVAAVSTVPGMPIVVQLDAFPAVTLAGPGALDVARSIVAQLAFFHGPELVSVDAPFDWAKWLPHARADHASFRVALVDATTQTHPNPDADCVITIHPDEHYFVDPDAFHLICTDTLDAVTEQGTERLGVPDALTDAEAEFIARHLGFYRRPDHAGDDTGDLLSMLGIADLDALDATTMWPGVRNKLAVPIGATPDGQAVYLDLKESAHGGMGPHGLCIGATGSGKSELLKELVVALAATHSPDELNLVLVDFKGGATFLGCEGLPHTSAVITNLEDEAVLVERMYDAISGELNRRQELLRAAGNFANITDYTSAGHTLPALVIIVDEFSELLSQHPHFADLFVAVGRLGRSLGVHLLLASQRLEEGKLRGLDSHLSYRIGLKTFSAGESRQVLGVPDAYELPSEPGSGYLKSGMELTRFRAAYVSGPLTRQVLSHPADAPGVRLFTGDEVEIEPATVTDTDYSTTLFDAVVDKAREVAEVRGMRAHQVWLPPLSAALALSSLDDDAIALVDEPYRQLQTPFAIDLAVAGGHVAIAGGPQTGKSMAVRSFVAKLALTNTTDEIAVYIIDAGGGDYADLAALPHVAGVAAAKDEERTRRVIDEVLGLLDNPGRATVLVVDGWHALVANDSKLEDLRDPLARIASEGPAAGVHLVLTTQRWSAVRANVRDLIGTRIEMRLTEPMDSLIDRKAQERLDAVPGRALTPDGKVMQIALTTAEDVAYIASQVAAQPPVPRLRVLPEVVDAHSLIDGARVPLGVGGPDLAPLYSTGHVLAIGAGGAGKSTFIASAIAAVGAMDRAAARMIICDPRRAHLGRPNEDMVAAYAASSSAITDAVRALATTLTLRLPGADVTPAQLAERSWWQGPELYLLIDDLDLVGEEPLRPLLDLIPHARDIGLHIVAARKFGGISRALFAPFLTAVKDLHPDVLVMDGTRDEGSIFGVRPAPLPPGRATLVQGEPKGSIQLPQLQEQP, from the coding sequence ATGCTCGGTCTCGACTACGACCCGGTGCTCGCGCCGACCGCGGGAACCACCGACGTGCCCGCGCCGCCGGCCGGACAGTTGCGCGCCGAACCGGTGCCCGCAGCACAGAAACCGCAGGCGCAGCCGGTGATGAAGATTCTGCTGCCGGTGATCATGGTCGTCGCCGTCGGCGCGGTGATGGTGCTGATGATGATGTCCGGCCGAGCCGTGAGCCCCATGATGCTCATCTTCCCGCTGATGATGCTGTTCGGGCTGCTCGGGATGGTCAACCCGCAGGACAACAAAGGCGACATCGACGAGACGCGCCGGGTCTACCTGCGCCACCTCGACGCCCTTGCGCGCAAAGCCCGCGACAATGCGCAACTGCAGCGCGAACACGCCACCGCCTTGCACCCCGCGCCCACCGACCTCGTTGCGGCGACGCCGGTAGAGCGGGTGTGGGAGCGTGTGGCGTCGTCGTCAATGGCGCTCACGGTGCGCCTCGGCACCGGCACCGGCGCGCTGTGCACCCCGGTCGAGGTGGATGATCCGGGCAGCCCAGAGGACCTTGACCCGGTGTGTGCGGTGAGTCTGCGCCGCACCGTCGCCGCGGTGAGCACCGTGCCCGGCATGCCGATCGTGGTGCAACTCGACGCGTTTCCCGCCGTTACGCTGGCCGGGCCCGGCGCACTGGACGTGGCGCGCTCGATCGTGGCCCAGCTCGCGTTTTTCCACGGCCCGGAGCTGGTATCCGTGGACGCGCCGTTCGACTGGGCGAAGTGGCTGCCGCACGCCCGCGCCGACCATGCCAGCTTCCGCGTCGCGCTTGTCGACGCCACCACGCAAACGCATCCCAACCCCGACGCCGACTGCGTGATCACGATCCACCCGGACGAGCACTACTTCGTCGACCCGGACGCGTTCCACCTCATCTGCACCGACACCCTCGACGCCGTGACCGAGCAGGGCACCGAGCGCCTCGGGGTGCCGGACGCGCTCACCGACGCCGAAGCCGAGTTCATCGCGCGGCACTTAGGCTTTTATCGACGACCGGACCACGCCGGCGACGACACTGGCGACCTGCTTTCCATGCTCGGCATCGCGGACTTGGACGCGCTGGATGCGACCACGATGTGGCCCGGGGTGCGCAACAAACTCGCCGTGCCCATCGGGGCAACCCCCGACGGGCAGGCGGTCTACCTCGACTTAAAGGAGTCCGCGCACGGCGGCATGGGCCCGCACGGGCTGTGCATCGGTGCGACCGGGTCCGGCAAGTCGGAACTGCTCAAAGAGTTGGTCGTGGCACTTGCCGCCACCCACTCGCCGGACGAGTTGAACCTGGTGCTGGTCGACTTCAAGGGCGGCGCGACGTTCCTCGGCTGCGAGGGCCTGCCGCACACCAGCGCGGTGATCACCAACCTGGAAGACGAAGCCGTGCTGGTCGAGCGCATGTACGACGCCATCTCCGGCGAGCTCAACCGGCGCCAGGAACTGCTGCGCGCGGCCGGTAACTTCGCCAACATCACCGACTACACCAGCGCCGGGCATACGCTGCCGGCGCTGGTGATCATCGTCGACGAGTTCTCCGAGCTGTTGTCCCAGCACCCGCATTTTGCGGACCTGTTCGTCGCGGTGGGCCGCCTCGGCCGCTCGCTCGGCGTGCACCTGCTGCTCGCCTCCCAGCGGCTGGAGGAAGGCAAGCTGCGCGGGCTGGATTCGCACCTGTCGTACCGCATCGGTCTGAAGACCTTCTCGGCGGGCGAGTCGCGTCAGGTCCTCGGGGTGCCCGACGCGTACGAACTGCCCAGCGAACCCGGCTCCGGCTACCTCAAATCCGGCATGGAGCTGACGCGCTTCCGCGCCGCGTACGTCTCCGGGCCGCTGACCCGGCAGGTGCTTTCGCATCCCGCCGACGCGCCGGGGGTGCGCCTGTTCACCGGCGACGAGGTCGAGATCGAGCCGGCGACCGTGACCGACACCGACTACTCGACCACCCTGTTCGACGCTGTGGTGGACAAGGCCCGCGAGGTCGCCGAAGTCCGCGGTATGCGCGCCCACCAAGTGTGGCTGCCGCCGCTTTCCGCCGCGCTCGCGCTGTCTTCGCTTGACGACGACGCCATCGCGCTTGTCGACGAGCCCTACCGCCAACTCCAAACACCCTTCGCCATCGACCTCGCCGTCGCCGGCGGCCATGTCGCGATCGCGGGCGGGCCGCAGACGGGTAAATCGATGGCGGTGCGGTCGTTCGTCGCAAAGCTAGCGCTCACGAACACCACCGACGAGATTGCGGTGTACATCATCGACGCCGGCGGGGGAGACTACGCGGATCTCGCGGCGCTGCCGCACGTGGCGGGCGTGGCGGCAGCGAAGGACGAGGAGCGCACGCGGCGCGTAATCGACGAAGTGCTGGGGCTGCTCGACAACCCCGGTCGCGCGACCGTGCTCGTAGTCGACGGGTGGCACGCGCTGGTGGCCAACGACTCGAAACTGGAGGATCTGCGCGACCCGCTCGCCCGCATCGCCTCCGAGGGACCGGCCGCGGGCGTGCACCTCGTGCTGACCACGCAGCGGTGGAGCGCGGTGCGCGCGAACGTGCGCGACCTGATCGGCACGCGCATCGAGATGCGGCTGACGGAACCGATGGATTCGCTGATCGACCGCAAGGCCCAAGAACGTCTCGATGCCGTGCCAGGGCGGGCGCTGACCCCGGACGGCAAGGTCATGCAGATCGCGCTGACCACGGCGGAGGACGTCGCGTACATCGCCAGCCAGGTTGCCGCGCAGCCGCCGGTGCCAAGGTTGCGCGTGCTGCCGGAGGTCGTCGACGCGCACTCGCTTATCGACGGCGCGCGTGTGCCACTCGGCGTCGGCGGTCCCGACCTGGCGCCGCTCTACTCCACCGGGCACGTGCTCGCGATTGGCGCCGGCGGGGCGGGCAAGTCGACGTTTATCGCCAGCGCAATCGCGGCCGTGGGTGCGATGGACCGCGCCGCCGCCCGCATGATCATCTGCGACCCGCGCCGCGCGCACCTTGGCCGGCCGAACGAGGACATGGTGGCGGCGTATGCGGCGTCGTCGAGCGCGATCACCGACGCCGTGCGCGCCCTGGCCACCACGCTGACCTTGCGGCTGCCCGGCGCGGACGTCACGCCTGCGCAACTGGCGGAGCGCTCCTGGTGGCAGGGCCCGGAGCTCTACTTGCTTATCGACGACCTCGACCTCGTCGGCGAAGAACCCCTACGCCCGCTATTGGACCTCATCCCGCACGCCCGCGACATCGGCCTGCACATCGTCGCCGCCCGCAAATTCGGTGGCATCTCGCGCGCTCTGTTCGCCCCATTTTTGACCGCCGTGAAGGACCTGCACCCGGACGTTTTGGTCATGGACGGCACACGCGACGAGGGGTCCATCTTCGGCGTGCGTCCCGCGCCCCTGCCGCCAGGCCGCGCAACTCTTGTCCAAGGCGAGCCGAAAGGCAGCATCCAACTGCCGCAACTTCAGGAGCAACCATGA
- a CDS encoding type VII secretion-associated protein, translating to MTDLRITATDASTVFTGAANVHRFDTPSSREIAGTIKTVLGPNPAGAAVHISADQVRLRELEYALADYDIDLTTDILDTAPAPLADDPPTDSFPPVEHESNGSVWVVAVIVAVVAAVVAGAIYFTVRGGDDAPAEVEAEAKTEAEAQPETEARPVPEVVSSAIEAAPQTVMLEQDGLRVELPAGFALEADDGTWRATGEDPNFRLHIAVEHLYQLPAQTMAEQLLADIEADPETELVDTDGTAVTYLERASDGSQALWKTWPHGQTQLFVGCHTRAEPTNVQRATCRMAMESAEYQGADLPT from the coding sequence ATGACCGATCTGCGCATCACCGCCACCGACGCCTCAACCGTGTTCACCGGCGCCGCCAACGTGCACCGCTTCGACACGCCAAGCAGCCGCGAAATCGCCGGCACCATCAAAACCGTGCTCGGTCCCAACCCGGCCGGCGCCGCCGTGCACATCAGCGCGGACCAGGTGCGGCTGCGCGAACTCGAGTACGCGCTCGCCGACTACGACATCGACTTAACCACCGACATCCTCGACACCGCGCCCGCACCGCTTGCCGACGACCCACCCACCGACTCCTTCCCACCCGTCGAACACGAATCCAACGGGTCGGTGTGGGTCGTCGCCGTCATCGTCGCGGTGGTGGCCGCCGTGGTTGCCGGCGCGATCTACTTCACCGTCCGCGGCGGCGACGACGCTCCGGCCGAAGTCGAAGCCGAAGCCAAAACCGAAGCGGAAGCCCAACCGGAAACGGAAGCGCGACCCGTCCCGGAGGTGGTGTCGTCGGCAATCGAAGCGGCCCCGCAGACTGTCATGCTCGAACAAGACGGCCTGCGGGTCGAACTGCCCGCCGGGTTCGCGCTCGAAGCCGACGACGGCACCTGGCGCGCCACCGGCGAAGACCCGAACTTCCGCCTGCACATCGCCGTCGAGCACCTTTACCAACTGCCCGCGCAAACCATGGCGGAGCAACTGCTCGCCGATATTGAGGCCGACCCGGAAACTGAACTCGTCGATACGGATGGCACCGCTGTGACCTACCTCGAACGCGCCAGCGACGGCTCCCAAGCGCTATGGAAAACATGGCCGCACGGGCAGACGCAACTCTTCGTCGGCTGCCACACGCGCGCCGAACCCACCAACGTCCAGCGAGCGACGTGCCGCATGGCCATGGAATCCGCCGAATATCAGGGGGCTGACCTGCCAACTTAA
- a CDS encoding WXG100 family type VII secretion target: MEQFATEAEVMRAAADRTDDTNADVNREIDRIQQVAESTRNFWVGNAQRSFDELMVRYDDAQKRLSEALTAIAANIRDNAKHYESTDATNTDSLRQLAGGLAL, from the coding sequence ATGGAGCAGTTCGCAACCGAAGCCGAGGTCATGCGCGCCGCTGCCGACCGCACCGACGACACCAACGCCGACGTCAACCGCGAAATCGACCGCATCCAGCAGGTGGCCGAGTCCACCCGCAACTTCTGGGTCGGCAACGCGCAGCGCAGCTTCGACGAGCTGATGGTGCGTTACGACGACGCCCAAAAACGGTTGTCCGAGGCACTCACCGCAATTGCCGCGAACATCCGCGACAACGCGAAGCACTACGAGTCCACCGACGCCACCAACACCGACAGCCTCCGCCAGCTCGCTGGCGGGCTCGCACTCTAA
- a CDS encoding WXG100 family type VII secretion target, translating into MQIKYDFAQIAGASEDMRASASRINGDLAELKQMLQPMAQTWEGTAATAYQAHQAKWDQAAEDLNQILTQIAQTVEDGNSTMLAVNNAAANSWG; encoded by the coding sequence ATGCAGATTAAATACGACTTCGCCCAGATCGCCGGTGCATCCGAGGACATGCGCGCTTCCGCGTCGCGCATCAACGGCGATTTGGCCGAACTCAAACAGATGCTCCAGCCCATGGCGCAGACTTGGGAAGGCACCGCCGCCACCGCCTACCAGGCCCACCAGGCCAAGTGGGACCAAGCGGCCGAGGATCTGAACCAGATCCTCACCCAGATCGCGCAAACCGTGGAAGACGGCAACTCCACCATGCTCGCCGTCAACAACGCCGCCGCGAACAGCTGGGGCTAA